One region of Clostridia bacterium genomic DNA includes:
- a CDS encoding amidohydrolase family protein, protein KYYPDSTVEYTIEMMDRGGIDKAFLISYNAEDVSSEMRGRGQNPVELTEVANKQYQFNSWKAHKDRFWWFPDHIYPLREGYLETLEQDLRKGASGIKMLPIFHGLLPDHKSWIPVYEMCRKHKKPIILDLSWWYFGRYPIFNESRDRQNMAAAFKTFADYAKLITPLFQQFKGVPWSLAHCGTAKVKEDYRYIFDTIASNPNVSCDVAAVMEFSPAFIQELVKAVGSKKVMYGTDTPYWFKGPDSYRTGSRRWSIISEECPALSDADKQAILAGNAERFARNEVPA, encoded by the coding sequence AAGTATTACCCCGATTCCACCGTCGAATACACAATCGAGATGATGGACCGCGGCGGCATTGATAAAGCGTTCCTGATCAGCTACAACGCCGAGGACGTGTCGTCTGAGATGCGCGGGCGCGGCCAGAATCCGGTGGAACTGACGGAGGTGGCCAACAAGCAGTATCAATTCAATTCATGGAAGGCGCACAAGGACCGATTCTGGTGGTTCCCGGACCATATCTATCCGCTCCGTGAAGGCTATCTCGAGACACTCGAACAGGACCTTCGCAAGGGCGCGTCCGGAATAAAGATGCTGCCGATCTTTCATGGGCTGCTTCCGGACCACAAGAGCTGGATCCCGGTATACGAGATGTGCCGCAAGCACAAAAAGCCGATCATCCTGGACCTCTCGTGGTGGTATTTCGGGCGTTATCCGATTTTCAATGAAAGCCGCGACCGCCAGAACATGGCCGCTGCTTTCAAGACCTTCGCCGATTACGCGAAGCTGATCACGCCACTGTTCCAGCAGTTCAAGGGAGTGCCCTGGTCCCTCGCGCACTGCGGCACTGCGAAGGTGAAAGAGGACTACCGATACATTTTTGACACCATCGCAAGCAATCCGAATGTGTCGTGCGACGTGGCTGCCGTGATGGAGTTCAGCCCCGCGTTCATTCAGGAACTGGTGAAAGCGGTGGGTTCAAAGAAGGTGATGTACGGCACCGATACCCCATACTGGTTCAAGGGCCCGGACAGCTATCGCACCGGATCGCGGCGCTGGAGCATCATTTCGGAAGAGTGCCCGGCGCTGAGCGACGCCGACAAACAAGCCATTCTGGCCGGCAACGCAGAGCGTTTTGCCCGAAACGAAGTGCCCGCTTGA